Within the Nitrospira sp. genome, the region TGCGGCGCATGTGGGGCATGATCCGTCGCGATGACGTCGATGGTGCCGTCACGCAAGGCGTCTTTGATCGCCTGCACGTCCTCCCACGTCCGAAGCGGCGGGTTCATCTTGGCATGCGTGTCATATCCCCGCACGGCCTCTTCCGTCAGGGTGAAATGGTGCGGACAGGCCTCGGCCGTCACGCGAACTCCGCGGCTCTTCGCGTCCCGAACGAGGCGCGCCGAACCGACCGTGCTGACATGCGGCAAATGAAGCCGAGCACCCGTGAGTTCGGCCAGCATGATGTTTCTCGCCACCATCACCTCTTCGGCGGCCGATGGAATGCCCGGCAAGCCCAGCTCGGTCGAGACGGCACCTTCGTTCATGCACCCGCCGTCGACCAATTGCGTATCTTCACAATGATCCACCACGGGACAGTCGAAGGCCTTGGCATACTCCAGCGCCCGTCGCATGACGGCGCTGTTTGTCACCGGCTTCCCGTCATCCGAGATCGCAACACAACCGGCCGCCCGGAGCTCGCCTGTCTCCGCCAGTTCCTTGCCTTCGGAACCCTTGGTAATGGCGCCAATGGGAAACACGTTCGCCAGTCCAGCGGCACGCGCGGCATCGAGAATGAACTCCGTCACCGATTGGTTGTCATTGACCGGCATGGTGTTGGGCATACAGCAGACCGACGTGAATCCACCGGCCACGGCCGAGGCTGATCCGGTCGCGATCGTCTCCTTGTATTCAAAGCCCGGTTCACGAAAATGGACGTGGAGGTCTACGAACCCGGGGACGATCAGCTTCCCTCCCGCCTCGATTCGTGTGACTCCATTGGCGCTTTTGGATTTGGCAACACCATTCTTCGTCCCTCCAGGCACGATGTCCAGGATACGTCCATCTTCAATGATGACGTCTCCCAGGCCGTGAAAGCGTCCCGGATCGAGCACTCGACCACCGACAATCACCAGTCTCATCGCCGTACTTGCCATTCCTTCCGTTTCAAGGTCGCCAACCGAGGTCACCATCGAGGACAGCCCTGTCATTCGTCATGCGTCATCCGTGTTTCGTCATGCACCTGTCCGCAAAGACAAGCGCGGAGAGGCCCACCGTAACCCGAAGGACCTCGAGAATTCGCGACTGACTCTCACGACTCGTGCTCTGCTAGTTGCCGCCGGACAAAAGATATAACACCGCCATACGGACCGCGACACCGTTTGACACCTGGTTCAGGATGACGGAGGATAGGCTGTCCGCCACGTCTGATGAAATTTCGACGCCTCGATTGATCGGGCCCGGATG harbors:
- the pyrC gene encoding dihydroorotase, coding for MTGLSSMVTSVGDLETEGMASTAMRLVIVGGRVLDPGRFHGLGDVIIEDGRILDIVPGGTKNGVAKSKSANGVTRIEAGGKLIVPGFVDLHVHFREPGFEYKETIATGSASAVAGGFTSVCCMPNTMPVNDNQSVTEFILDAARAAGLANVFPIGAITKGSEGKELAETGELRAAGCVAISDDGKPVTNSAVMRRALEYAKAFDCPVVDHCEDTQLVDGGCMNEGAVSTELGLPGIPSAAEEVMVARNIMLAELTGARLHLPHVSTVGSARLVRDAKSRGVRVTAEACPHHFTLTEEAVRGYDTHAKMNPPLRTWEDVQAIKDALRDGTIDVIATDHAPHAPHEKQLEFAEAPFGIIGLETALPLALSLAEEGVLSLEQVIAKLTSEPARVFGLQKGTLATGADADVVILDPEEAWQVDPARFRSKSRNTPYGGWKVKGRVHRTIVGGRVVFDLHQDVR